Proteins co-encoded in one Gallus gallus isolate bGalGal1 chromosome 27, bGalGal1.mat.broiler.GRCg7b, whole genome shotgun sequence genomic window:
- the ATP6V0A1 gene encoding V-type proton ATPase 116 kDa subunit a1 isoform X6 produces the protein MGELFRSEEMTLAQLFLQSEAAYCCVSELGELGKVQFRDLNPDVNVFQRKFVNEVRRCEEMDRKLRFVEKEIKKANIPIMDTGENPEVPFPRDMIDLEANFEKIENELKEINTNQEALKRNFLELTELKFILRKTQQFFDEAELHHQQMADPDLLEESSSLLEPSEMGRGAPLRLGFVAGVINRERIPTFERMLWRVCRGNVFLRQAEIENPLEDPVTGDYVHKSVFIIFFQGDQLKNRVKKICEGFRASLYPCPETPQERKEMASGVNTRIDDLQMVLNQTEDHRQRVLQAAAKNIRVWFIKVRKMKAIYHTLNLCNIDVTQKCLIAEVWCPVADLDSIQFALRRGTEHSGSTVPSILNRMQTNQTPPTYNKTNKFTCGFQNIVDAYGIGTYREINPAPYTIITFPFLFAVMFGDFGHGILMTLIAIWMVLRESRILSQKSDNEMFNTVFSGRYIILLMGLFSTYTGLIYNDCFSKSLNMFGSSWSVRPMFSKANWSDELLKTTPLLQLDPAEAGVFGGPYPFGIDPIWNIANNKLAFLNSFKMKMSVILGIIHMLFGVMLSLLNHIYFKKPLNIYLGFIPEMIFMSSLFGYLVILIFYKWTAYDAHTSKEAPSLLIHFINMFLFSYGDTSNKMLYRGQKGLQCFLVVVALLCVPWMLVAKPLVLRHQYLRRKHLGTHNFGGIRVGNGPTEEDAEIIQHDQLSTHSEEGEEFDFADTVVYQAIHTIEYCLGCISNTASYLRLWALSLAHAQLSEVLWTMVIHTGLSVRSLAGGFGLVFIFAAFATLTVAILLVMEGLSAFLHALRLHWIEFQNKFYTGTGFKFLPFSFDPIREGKFDD, from the exons CTGAACCCGGACGTGAATGTCTTCCAGCGTAAATTTGTTAATGAAGTCAGGAGGTGTGAAGAAATGGACCGAAAGCTCA GATTTGTTGAAAAGGAGatcaaaaaagcaaatattcctATCATGGACACGGGTGAAAACCCAGAGGTGCCATTTCCACGTGACATGATTGATTTGGAG GCCAACTTTGAGAAAATTGAAAATGAGCTTAAAGAAATCAACACAAATCAAGAAGCTCTGAAAAGAAACTTCTTGGAGCTGACAGAGTTAAAATTTATACTGCGTAAAACTCAGCAATTTTTTGACGAG GCTGAATTGCATCATCAGCAGATGGCGGATCCAGACCTGTTGGAGGAATCCTCTTCGCTCCTGGAGCCAAGTGAGATGGGAAGAGGTGCCCCGCTACGGCTTGG GTTTGTGGCTGGAGTGATCAACCGCGAGCGAATCCCCACGTTTGAGCGCATGCTGTGGCGTGTGTGCCGGGGGAACGTCTTCCTGCGCCAGGCTGAAATTGAGAACCCCCTGGAGGATCCCGTAACG GGGGATTATGTGCACAAGTCTGTATTTATCATCTTTTTCCAAGGTGACCAATTGAAGAACAGAGTCAAGAAGATATGTGAAGG ATTCCGTGCCTCCCTCTACCCATGTCCAGAAACACCACAGGAGCGGAAGGAAATGGCTTCTGGTGTCAATACCAGAATTGATGACCTCCAGAtg GTGCTGAACCAAACAGAGGATCACCGCCAAAGAgttctgcaggcagctgctaaAAATATTCGGGTCTGGTTCATCAAAGTGCGCAAGATGAAGGCCATCTACCATACCCTGAATCTGTGCAATATTGACGTGACACAGAAGTGCTTGATTGCTGAAGTCTGGTGTCCCGTAGCTGACCTCGATTCTATCCAGTTTGCTCTCAGGAGAGGCACT gAGCACAGTGGTTCCACTGTCCCATCTATTTTAAATCGGATGCAAACCAATCAGACCCCACCAACATACAACAAAACTAACAAGTTCACTTGTGGCTTTCAGAACATTGTTGATGCTTACGGCATTGGAACTTATCGGGAAATAAATCCAG CCCCATATACGATCATTACCTTCCCGTTTCTGTTTGCTGTGATGTTTGGAGATTTTGGACATGGAATCCTGATGACTCTGATTGCTATTTGGATGGTGCTTAGGGAGAGTCGGATTCTGTCGCAGAAAAGTGACAATGAG ATGTTCAACACTGTTTTTAGTGGTCGATACATCATCCTGCTGATGGGACTGTTCTCCACTTACACAGGCCTTATCTATAACGACTGCTTCTCCAAGTCTCTTAATATGTTTGGTTCATCATGGAGCGTCCGGCCGATGTTCTCAAAAGCCAATTGGTC AGATGAATTGCTTAAGACTACTCCTCTGCTTCAGCTGGACCCTGCTGAAGCAGGAGTGTTTGGTGGACCCTATCCCTTTGGCATTGACCCG atctGGAATATTGCCAACAACAAACTGGCCTTCCTCAATTCATTTAAGATGAAAATGTCTGTGATTCTTGGCATTATCCACATGCTCTTCGGTGTCATGTTGAGTCTTCTCAACCACAT atATTTTAAGAAGCCACTGAACATATACCTTGGGTTTATTCCAGAGATGATTTTCATGTCCTCACTGTTTGGATACCTTGTTATTCTCATTTTCTACAAATGGACAGCCTATGATGCTCACACATCAAAGGAAGCCCCAAGccttttaatacattttatcaatatgtttttattttcctatggTGATACCAGTAACAAGATGCTTTATAGAGGGCAG aaagGACTCCAGTGTTTCCTTGTGGTGGTGGCATTACTGTGCGTGCCGTGGATGCTGGTAGCTAAACCTCTGGTCCTTCGCCACCAGTATTTAAGGAGAAAGCACTTG GGAACACACAACTTCGGTGGGATCCGGGTGGGCAATGGACCAACAGAGGAGGATGCTGAGATCATCCAACACGATCAGTTATCTACCCATTctgaggagggggaggag TTTGACTTTGCTGACACTGTGGTGTACCAGGCCATCCACACTATTGAGTACTGCCTGGGGTGCATCTCCAACACTGCGTCCTACTTGAGGCTCTGGGCTCTCAGCTTAGCCCATGCAC AGCTCTCGGAGGTGCTCTGGACCATGGTGATCCACACTGGGCTCAGCGTGAGGAGTCTGGCTGGAGGCTTTGGCCTTGTcttcatttttgctgcttttgctaCCCTGACGGTAGCGATTCTCCTGGTCATGGAGGGCCTGTCTGCTTTCCTCCACGCTCTTCGCTTGCACTG GATCGAGTTCCAGAACAAGTTCTACACGGGAACGGGCTTCAAGTTCCTGCCGTTCTCCTTTGACCCCATCCGCGAGGGGAAGTTTGACGATTAG
- the ATP6V0A1 gene encoding V-type proton ATPase 116 kDa subunit a1 isoform X1, whose protein sequence is MGELFRSEEMTLAQLFLQSEAAYCCVSELGELGKVQFRDLNPDVNVFQRKFVNEVRRCEEMDRKLRFVEKEIKKANIPIMDTGENPEVPFPRDMIDLEANFEKIENELKEINTNQEALKRNFLELTELKFILRKTQQFFDEAELHHQQMADPDLLEESSSLLEPSEMGRGAPLRLGFVAGVINRERIPTFERMLWRVCRGNVFLRQAEIENPLEDPVTGDYVHKSVFIIFFQGDQLKNRVKKICEGFRASLYPCPETPQERKEMASGVNTRIDDLQMVLNQTEDHRQRVLQAAAKNIRVWFIKVRKMKAIYHTLNLCNIDVTQKCLIAEVWCPVADLDSIQFALRRGTEHSGSTVPSILNRMQTNQTPPTYNKTNKFTCGFQNIVDAYGIGTYREINPAPYTIITFPFLFAVMFGDFGHGILMTLIAIWMVLRESRILSQKSDNEMFNTVFSGRYIILLMGLFSTYTGLIYNDCFSKSLNMFGSSWSVRPMFSKANWSDELLKTTPLLQLDPAEAGVFGGPYPFGIDPIWNIANNKLAFLNSFKMKMSVILGIIHMLFGVMLSLLNHIYFKKPLNIYLGFIPEMIFMSSLFGYLVILIFYKWTAYDAHTSKEAPSLLIHFINMFLFSYGDTSNKMLYRGQKGLQCFLVVVALLCVPWMLVAKPLVLRHQYLRRKHLEGQPVEAQVSTVPSEQALEAAAAATGTHNFGGIRVGNGPTEEDAEIIQHDQLSTHSEEGEEPTEDEVFDFADTVVYQAIHTIEYCLGCISNTASYLRLWALSLAHAQLSEVLWTMVIHTGLSVRSLAGGFGLVFIFAAFATLTVAILLVMEGLSAFLHALRLHWIEFQNKFYTGTGFKFLPFSFDPIREGKFDD, encoded by the exons CTGAACCCGGACGTGAATGTCTTCCAGCGTAAATTTGTTAATGAAGTCAGGAGGTGTGAAGAAATGGACCGAAAGCTCA GATTTGTTGAAAAGGAGatcaaaaaagcaaatattcctATCATGGACACGGGTGAAAACCCAGAGGTGCCATTTCCACGTGACATGATTGATTTGGAG GCCAACTTTGAGAAAATTGAAAATGAGCTTAAAGAAATCAACACAAATCAAGAAGCTCTGAAAAGAAACTTCTTGGAGCTGACAGAGTTAAAATTTATACTGCGTAAAACTCAGCAATTTTTTGACGAG GCTGAATTGCATCATCAGCAGATGGCGGATCCAGACCTGTTGGAGGAATCCTCTTCGCTCCTGGAGCCAAGTGAGATGGGAAGAGGTGCCCCGCTACGGCTTGG GTTTGTGGCTGGAGTGATCAACCGCGAGCGAATCCCCACGTTTGAGCGCATGCTGTGGCGTGTGTGCCGGGGGAACGTCTTCCTGCGCCAGGCTGAAATTGAGAACCCCCTGGAGGATCCCGTAACG GGGGATTATGTGCACAAGTCTGTATTTATCATCTTTTTCCAAGGTGACCAATTGAAGAACAGAGTCAAGAAGATATGTGAAGG ATTCCGTGCCTCCCTCTACCCATGTCCAGAAACACCACAGGAGCGGAAGGAAATGGCTTCTGGTGTCAATACCAGAATTGATGACCTCCAGAtg GTGCTGAACCAAACAGAGGATCACCGCCAAAGAgttctgcaggcagctgctaaAAATATTCGGGTCTGGTTCATCAAAGTGCGCAAGATGAAGGCCATCTACCATACCCTGAATCTGTGCAATATTGACGTGACACAGAAGTGCTTGATTGCTGAAGTCTGGTGTCCCGTAGCTGACCTCGATTCTATCCAGTTTGCTCTCAGGAGAGGCACT gAGCACAGTGGTTCCACTGTCCCATCTATTTTAAATCGGATGCAAACCAATCAGACCCCACCAACATACAACAAAACTAACAAGTTCACTTGTGGCTTTCAGAACATTGTTGATGCTTACGGCATTGGAACTTATCGGGAAATAAATCCAG CCCCATATACGATCATTACCTTCCCGTTTCTGTTTGCTGTGATGTTTGGAGATTTTGGACATGGAATCCTGATGACTCTGATTGCTATTTGGATGGTGCTTAGGGAGAGTCGGATTCTGTCGCAGAAAAGTGACAATGAG ATGTTCAACACTGTTTTTAGTGGTCGATACATCATCCTGCTGATGGGACTGTTCTCCACTTACACAGGCCTTATCTATAACGACTGCTTCTCCAAGTCTCTTAATATGTTTGGTTCATCATGGAGCGTCCGGCCGATGTTCTCAAAAGCCAATTGGTC AGATGAATTGCTTAAGACTACTCCTCTGCTTCAGCTGGACCCTGCTGAAGCAGGAGTGTTTGGTGGACCCTATCCCTTTGGCATTGACCCG atctGGAATATTGCCAACAACAAACTGGCCTTCCTCAATTCATTTAAGATGAAAATGTCTGTGATTCTTGGCATTATCCACATGCTCTTCGGTGTCATGTTGAGTCTTCTCAACCACAT atATTTTAAGAAGCCACTGAACATATACCTTGGGTTTATTCCAGAGATGATTTTCATGTCCTCACTGTTTGGATACCTTGTTATTCTCATTTTCTACAAATGGACAGCCTATGATGCTCACACATCAAAGGAAGCCCCAAGccttttaatacattttatcaatatgtttttattttcctatggTGATACCAGTAACAAGATGCTTTATAGAGGGCAG aaagGACTCCAGTGTTTCCTTGTGGTGGTGGCATTACTGTGCGTGCCGTGGATGCTGGTAGCTAAACCTCTGGTCCTTCGCCACCAGTATTTAAGGAGAAAGCACTTG GAAGGGCAGCCCGTGGAGGCCCAGGTCAGCACAGTCCCGAGCGAGCAGGCACTAGAGGCAGCAGCGGCTGCAACA GGAACACACAACTTCGGTGGGATCCGGGTGGGCAATGGACCAACAGAGGAGGATGCTGAGATCATCCAACACGATCAGTTATCTACCCATTctgaggagggggaggag CCTACAGAGGATGAGGTG TTTGACTTTGCTGACACTGTGGTGTACCAGGCCATCCACACTATTGAGTACTGCCTGGGGTGCATCTCCAACACTGCGTCCTACTTGAGGCTCTGGGCTCTCAGCTTAGCCCATGCAC AGCTCTCGGAGGTGCTCTGGACCATGGTGATCCACACTGGGCTCAGCGTGAGGAGTCTGGCTGGAGGCTTTGGCCTTGTcttcatttttgctgcttttgctaCCCTGACGGTAGCGATTCTCCTGGTCATGGAGGGCCTGTCTGCTTTCCTCCACGCTCTTCGCTTGCACTG GATCGAGTTCCAGAACAAGTTCTACACGGGAACGGGCTTCAAGTTCCTGCCGTTCTCCTTTGACCCCATCCGCGAGGGGAAGTTTGACGATTAG
- the ATP6V0A1 gene encoding V-type proton ATPase 116 kDa subunit a1 isoform X2 gives MGELFRSEEMTLAQLFLQSEAAYCCVSELGELGKVQFRDLNPDVNVFQRKFVNEVRRCEEMDRKLRFVEKEIKKANIPIMDTGENPEVPFPRDMIDLEANFEKIENELKEINTNQEALKRNFLELTELKFILRKTQQFFDEAELHHQQMADPDLLEESSSLLEPSEMGRGAPLRLGFVAGVINRERIPTFERMLWRVCRGNVFLRQAEIENPLEDPVTGDYVHKSVFIIFFQGDQLKNRVKKICEGFRASLYPCPETPQERKEMASGVNTRIDDLQMVLNQTEDHRQRVLQAAAKNIRVWFIKVRKMKAIYHTLNLCNIDVTQKCLIAEVWCPVADLDSIQFALRRGTEHSGSTVPSILNRMQTNQTPPTYNKTNKFTCGFQNIVDAYGIGTYREINPAPYTIITFPFLFAVMFGDFGHGILMTLIAIWMVLRESRILSQKSDNEMFNTVFSGRYIILLMGLFSTYTGLIYNDCFSKSLNMFGSSWSVRPMFSKANWSDELLKTTPLLQLDPAEAGVFGGPYPFGIDPIWNIANNKLAFLNSFKMKMSVILGIIHMLFGVMLSLLNHIYFKKPLNIYLGFIPEMIFMSSLFGYLVILIFYKWTAYDAHTSKEAPSLLIHFINMFLFSYGDTSNKMLYRGQKGLQCFLVVVALLCVPWMLVAKPLVLRHQYLRRKHLEGQPVEAQVSTVPSEQALEAAAAATGTHNFGGIRVGNGPTEEDAEIIQHDQLSTHSEEGEEFDFADTVVYQAIHTIEYCLGCISNTASYLRLWALSLAHAQLSEVLWTMVIHTGLSVRSLAGGFGLVFIFAAFATLTVAILLVMEGLSAFLHALRLHWIEFQNKFYTGTGFKFLPFSFDPIREGKFDD, from the exons CTGAACCCGGACGTGAATGTCTTCCAGCGTAAATTTGTTAATGAAGTCAGGAGGTGTGAAGAAATGGACCGAAAGCTCA GATTTGTTGAAAAGGAGatcaaaaaagcaaatattcctATCATGGACACGGGTGAAAACCCAGAGGTGCCATTTCCACGTGACATGATTGATTTGGAG GCCAACTTTGAGAAAATTGAAAATGAGCTTAAAGAAATCAACACAAATCAAGAAGCTCTGAAAAGAAACTTCTTGGAGCTGACAGAGTTAAAATTTATACTGCGTAAAACTCAGCAATTTTTTGACGAG GCTGAATTGCATCATCAGCAGATGGCGGATCCAGACCTGTTGGAGGAATCCTCTTCGCTCCTGGAGCCAAGTGAGATGGGAAGAGGTGCCCCGCTACGGCTTGG GTTTGTGGCTGGAGTGATCAACCGCGAGCGAATCCCCACGTTTGAGCGCATGCTGTGGCGTGTGTGCCGGGGGAACGTCTTCCTGCGCCAGGCTGAAATTGAGAACCCCCTGGAGGATCCCGTAACG GGGGATTATGTGCACAAGTCTGTATTTATCATCTTTTTCCAAGGTGACCAATTGAAGAACAGAGTCAAGAAGATATGTGAAGG ATTCCGTGCCTCCCTCTACCCATGTCCAGAAACACCACAGGAGCGGAAGGAAATGGCTTCTGGTGTCAATACCAGAATTGATGACCTCCAGAtg GTGCTGAACCAAACAGAGGATCACCGCCAAAGAgttctgcaggcagctgctaaAAATATTCGGGTCTGGTTCATCAAAGTGCGCAAGATGAAGGCCATCTACCATACCCTGAATCTGTGCAATATTGACGTGACACAGAAGTGCTTGATTGCTGAAGTCTGGTGTCCCGTAGCTGACCTCGATTCTATCCAGTTTGCTCTCAGGAGAGGCACT gAGCACAGTGGTTCCACTGTCCCATCTATTTTAAATCGGATGCAAACCAATCAGACCCCACCAACATACAACAAAACTAACAAGTTCACTTGTGGCTTTCAGAACATTGTTGATGCTTACGGCATTGGAACTTATCGGGAAATAAATCCAG CCCCATATACGATCATTACCTTCCCGTTTCTGTTTGCTGTGATGTTTGGAGATTTTGGACATGGAATCCTGATGACTCTGATTGCTATTTGGATGGTGCTTAGGGAGAGTCGGATTCTGTCGCAGAAAAGTGACAATGAG ATGTTCAACACTGTTTTTAGTGGTCGATACATCATCCTGCTGATGGGACTGTTCTCCACTTACACAGGCCTTATCTATAACGACTGCTTCTCCAAGTCTCTTAATATGTTTGGTTCATCATGGAGCGTCCGGCCGATGTTCTCAAAAGCCAATTGGTC AGATGAATTGCTTAAGACTACTCCTCTGCTTCAGCTGGACCCTGCTGAAGCAGGAGTGTTTGGTGGACCCTATCCCTTTGGCATTGACCCG atctGGAATATTGCCAACAACAAACTGGCCTTCCTCAATTCATTTAAGATGAAAATGTCTGTGATTCTTGGCATTATCCACATGCTCTTCGGTGTCATGTTGAGTCTTCTCAACCACAT atATTTTAAGAAGCCACTGAACATATACCTTGGGTTTATTCCAGAGATGATTTTCATGTCCTCACTGTTTGGATACCTTGTTATTCTCATTTTCTACAAATGGACAGCCTATGATGCTCACACATCAAAGGAAGCCCCAAGccttttaatacattttatcaatatgtttttattttcctatggTGATACCAGTAACAAGATGCTTTATAGAGGGCAG aaagGACTCCAGTGTTTCCTTGTGGTGGTGGCATTACTGTGCGTGCCGTGGATGCTGGTAGCTAAACCTCTGGTCCTTCGCCACCAGTATTTAAGGAGAAAGCACTTG GAAGGGCAGCCCGTGGAGGCCCAGGTCAGCACAGTCCCGAGCGAGCAGGCACTAGAGGCAGCAGCGGCTGCAACA GGAACACACAACTTCGGTGGGATCCGGGTGGGCAATGGACCAACAGAGGAGGATGCTGAGATCATCCAACACGATCAGTTATCTACCCATTctgaggagggggaggag TTTGACTTTGCTGACACTGTGGTGTACCAGGCCATCCACACTATTGAGTACTGCCTGGGGTGCATCTCCAACACTGCGTCCTACTTGAGGCTCTGGGCTCTCAGCTTAGCCCATGCAC AGCTCTCGGAGGTGCTCTGGACCATGGTGATCCACACTGGGCTCAGCGTGAGGAGTCTGGCTGGAGGCTTTGGCCTTGTcttcatttttgctgcttttgctaCCCTGACGGTAGCGATTCTCCTGGTCATGGAGGGCCTGTCTGCTTTCCTCCACGCTCTTCGCTTGCACTG GATCGAGTTCCAGAACAAGTTCTACACGGGAACGGGCTTCAAGTTCCTGCCGTTCTCCTTTGACCCCATCCGCGAGGGGAAGTTTGACGATTAG
- the ATP6V0A1 gene encoding V-type proton ATPase 116 kDa subunit a1 isoform X9 translates to MGELFRSEEMTLAQLFLQSEAAYCCVSELGELGKVQFRDLNPDVNVFQRKFVNEVRRCEEMDRKLRFVEKEIKKANIPIMDTGENPEVPFPRDMIDLEANFEKIENELKEINTNQEALKRNFLELTELKFILRKTQQFFDEAELHHQQMADPDLLEESSSLLEPSEMGRGAPLRLGFVAGVINRERIPTFERMLWRVCRGNVFLRQAEIENPLEDPVTGDYVHKSVFIIFFQGDQLKNRVKKICEGFRASLYPCPETPQERKEMASGVNTRIDDLQMVLNQTEDHRQRVLQAAAKNIRVWFIKVRKMKAIYHTLNLCNIDVTQKCLIAEVWCPVADLDSIQFALRRGTEHSGSTVPSILNRMQTNQTPPTYNKTNKFTCGFQNIVDAYGIGTYREINPAPYTIITFPFLFAVMFGDFGHGILMTLIAIWMVLRESRILSQKSDNEMFNTVFSGRYIILLMGLFSTYTGLIYNDCFSKSLNMFGSSWSVRPMFSKANWSDELLKTTPLLQLDPAEAGVFGGPYPFGIDPIWNIANNKLAFLNSFKMKMSVILGIIHMLFGVMLSLLNHIYFKKPLNIYLGFIPEMIFMSSLFGYLVILIFYKWTAYDAHTSKEAPSLLIHFINMFLFSYGDTSNKMLYRGQKGLQCFLVVVALLCVPWMLVAKPLVLRHQYLRRKHLEGQPVEAQVSTVPSEQALEAAAAATGTHNFGGIRVGNGPTEEDAEIIQHDQLSTHSEEGEEEGTTECVHD, encoded by the exons CTGAACCCGGACGTGAATGTCTTCCAGCGTAAATTTGTTAATGAAGTCAGGAGGTGTGAAGAAATGGACCGAAAGCTCA GATTTGTTGAAAAGGAGatcaaaaaagcaaatattcctATCATGGACACGGGTGAAAACCCAGAGGTGCCATTTCCACGTGACATGATTGATTTGGAG GCCAACTTTGAGAAAATTGAAAATGAGCTTAAAGAAATCAACACAAATCAAGAAGCTCTGAAAAGAAACTTCTTGGAGCTGACAGAGTTAAAATTTATACTGCGTAAAACTCAGCAATTTTTTGACGAG GCTGAATTGCATCATCAGCAGATGGCGGATCCAGACCTGTTGGAGGAATCCTCTTCGCTCCTGGAGCCAAGTGAGATGGGAAGAGGTGCCCCGCTACGGCTTGG GTTTGTGGCTGGAGTGATCAACCGCGAGCGAATCCCCACGTTTGAGCGCATGCTGTGGCGTGTGTGCCGGGGGAACGTCTTCCTGCGCCAGGCTGAAATTGAGAACCCCCTGGAGGATCCCGTAACG GGGGATTATGTGCACAAGTCTGTATTTATCATCTTTTTCCAAGGTGACCAATTGAAGAACAGAGTCAAGAAGATATGTGAAGG ATTCCGTGCCTCCCTCTACCCATGTCCAGAAACACCACAGGAGCGGAAGGAAATGGCTTCTGGTGTCAATACCAGAATTGATGACCTCCAGAtg GTGCTGAACCAAACAGAGGATCACCGCCAAAGAgttctgcaggcagctgctaaAAATATTCGGGTCTGGTTCATCAAAGTGCGCAAGATGAAGGCCATCTACCATACCCTGAATCTGTGCAATATTGACGTGACACAGAAGTGCTTGATTGCTGAAGTCTGGTGTCCCGTAGCTGACCTCGATTCTATCCAGTTTGCTCTCAGGAGAGGCACT gAGCACAGTGGTTCCACTGTCCCATCTATTTTAAATCGGATGCAAACCAATCAGACCCCACCAACATACAACAAAACTAACAAGTTCACTTGTGGCTTTCAGAACATTGTTGATGCTTACGGCATTGGAACTTATCGGGAAATAAATCCAG CCCCATATACGATCATTACCTTCCCGTTTCTGTTTGCTGTGATGTTTGGAGATTTTGGACATGGAATCCTGATGACTCTGATTGCTATTTGGATGGTGCTTAGGGAGAGTCGGATTCTGTCGCAGAAAAGTGACAATGAG ATGTTCAACACTGTTTTTAGTGGTCGATACATCATCCTGCTGATGGGACTGTTCTCCACTTACACAGGCCTTATCTATAACGACTGCTTCTCCAAGTCTCTTAATATGTTTGGTTCATCATGGAGCGTCCGGCCGATGTTCTCAAAAGCCAATTGGTC AGATGAATTGCTTAAGACTACTCCTCTGCTTCAGCTGGACCCTGCTGAAGCAGGAGTGTTTGGTGGACCCTATCCCTTTGGCATTGACCCG atctGGAATATTGCCAACAACAAACTGGCCTTCCTCAATTCATTTAAGATGAAAATGTCTGTGATTCTTGGCATTATCCACATGCTCTTCGGTGTCATGTTGAGTCTTCTCAACCACAT atATTTTAAGAAGCCACTGAACATATACCTTGGGTTTATTCCAGAGATGATTTTCATGTCCTCACTGTTTGGATACCTTGTTATTCTCATTTTCTACAAATGGACAGCCTATGATGCTCACACATCAAAGGAAGCCCCAAGccttttaatacattttatcaatatgtttttattttcctatggTGATACCAGTAACAAGATGCTTTATAGAGGGCAG aaagGACTCCAGTGTTTCCTTGTGGTGGTGGCATTACTGTGCGTGCCGTGGATGCTGGTAGCTAAACCTCTGGTCCTTCGCCACCAGTATTTAAGGAGAAAGCACTTG GAAGGGCAGCCCGTGGAGGCCCAGGTCAGCACAGTCCCGAGCGAGCAGGCACTAGAGGCAGCAGCGGCTGCAACA GGAACACACAACTTCGGTGGGATCCGGGTGGGCAATGGACCAACAGAGGAGGATGCTGAGATCATCCAACACGATCAGTTATCTACCCATTctgaggagggggaggag GAGGGAACAACTGAATGTGTTCATGATTAA